In the Elioraea tepida genome, one interval contains:
- a CDS encoding putative barnase/colicin E5 family endoribonuclease, producing MSRLREERPEEAERYLYTHEVAAMARRRAQNAAAAAAAAEGLGGGLGGFLGGMAGIFADPIQVMTLPFGAGRMAGGVLAQIGRTALIEGAVAGATQAVVETRAGPYRQSLGLPDNSLEQIGMAAAGGAVIGGGLRALALGARHLRARLWPADPARVAAEDAATLVQTRILEDAAAPGAPELVPAHEAALAAGIRRVETPEAPPVPELPPPVAPPPEAMRLVGRPEAELRAHVRGVVEELLAARGGSRADGAWRPDLGAITIEWGSLGTGQPPRYRGGYGLSYIIARRTAEGLDGEAFVREVLPEVLVAGRVVALEHGGQTVVLQHGPHEVVLRLDRDGTRENWLLTAYRQRDGRGEAGGAPPSPPYAPAGRSVSQPEGARPSLATLPETPRRFNAYTPTGRAVLVEPRVVSLRRLIPSHGPDGRPNPNYPHAEGLQPRDRAAAPSQDQVRAIAARLIPERLQPNVEAGTGAPIIGPDLVVESGNGRVAALMLIHRDPAFAAQREAYLAMLQRMGFDVTGIEEPVLVSARVSQMTPTERAAFVREANLRGTAAETAGEMAARDAEAARAALPFWRGGTVDQAANREFLRRFLERLTPEERSGLLAADGTPTPDLIQRVTRALLSAAYGDALGPVAARLIAGETEGMRGLAGALRSLAGDWAALRQDVAAGRIPAEYDATAALAEAVEAIAEAQRRRVSLADLVLQADIERPAMTPQGLAMLRAMFPEGDLSRRIKPEARLTEMLRGYVERARAADAGPMLLPEARPSAAEMLAAAGRAEEGAARENRAFAPPADPQAARLLAADDEASRLAALPETERAELFEARRILADRDVALVVDDAGTTVSARALLDQAEREIEEASAATVCLIGSVAA from the coding sequence GTGAGCCGGCTGCGCGAGGAACGGCCGGAGGAGGCGGAACGCTACCTCTACACGCACGAGGTGGCGGCCATGGCCCGCCGCCGGGCGCAGAACGCGGCGGCCGCGGCGGCGGCGGCCGAGGGCCTCGGCGGCGGCCTGGGCGGCTTCCTGGGCGGCATGGCGGGCATCTTCGCCGACCCCATCCAGGTGATGACGCTGCCCTTCGGCGCCGGGCGCATGGCCGGCGGCGTGCTGGCCCAGATCGGGCGCACCGCGCTGATCGAGGGCGCTGTGGCGGGGGCGACGCAGGCGGTGGTTGAGACCCGCGCCGGGCCCTACCGGCAGAGCCTTGGCCTGCCGGATAACAGTCTCGAGCAGATCGGCATGGCGGCCGCGGGCGGCGCGGTGATCGGCGGCGGCTTGCGCGCCCTGGCACTGGGGGCTCGGCACCTGCGCGCGCGCCTGTGGCCGGCTGATCCGGCGCGGGTGGCGGCGGAGGATGCCGCCACGCTCGTGCAGACCCGGATATTGGAAGATGCTGCCGCGCCCGGCGCGCCGGAGCTGGTGCCGGCGCATGAGGCGGCTCTGGCGGCCGGCATACGCCGGGTGGAGACGCCCGAGGCGCCGCCGGTGCCCGAGCTGCCGCCGCCGGTGGCGCCGCCGCCCGAGGCGATGCGCCTTGTCGGCCGGCCCGAGGCCGAGCTGCGCGCGCATGTGCGCGGCGTGGTGGAGGAGCTGCTGGCCGCGCGCGGCGGCAGCCGCGCCGATGGCGCCTGGCGGCCGGACCTCGGCGCCATTACCATCGAATGGGGTAGCCTCGGGACCGGGCAGCCGCCGCGCTACCGTGGTGGCTACGGCCTGTCCTACATCATCGCCCGCCGCACCGCGGAAGGGCTGGACGGCGAAGCCTTTGTGCGCGAGGTGCTGCCTGAGGTGCTGGTCGCGGGGCGCGTCGTTGCGCTGGAACATGGCGGCCAAACGGTGGTTCTTCAGCACGGGCCGCATGAAGTGGTGCTGCGACTGGATCGCGACGGCACGCGCGAGAACTGGCTTCTGACGGCCTATCGTCAGCGGGACGGCCGTGGTGAAGCGGGCGGAGCGCCTCCGTCACCGCCCTACGCTCCGGCAGGCCGGTCCGTCAGCCAGCCGGAGGGAGCGCGACCGTCCCTGGCGACCCTGCCAGAAACCCCGCGCCGCTTCAACGCCTACACACCGACCGGCCGCGCCGTGCTGGTCGAGCCGCGCGTGGTGTCCCTGCGCCGACTGATCCCGAGCCATGGCCCGGACGGCCGGCCCAACCCGAACTATCCGCATGCCGAAGGGCTGCAGCCGCGCGACCGTGCCGCCGCGCCAAGCCAGGACCAGGTGCGCGCCATCGCCGCGAGGCTGATCCCGGAGCGGCTGCAACCCAATGTCGAGGCCGGCACGGGCGCGCCCATCATCGGCCCCGACCTGGTGGTGGAGTCCGGCAATGGCCGGGTGGCGGCGCTGATGCTGATCCACCGCGACCCGGCGTTCGCCGCGCAGCGCGAGGCCTATCTCGCCATGCTGCAACGCATGGGCTTCGACGTCACGGGCATCGAGGAGCCCGTGCTTGTCTCGGCGCGTGTGAGCCAGATGACGCCCACCGAACGCGCGGCCTTCGTGCGCGAGGCGAACCTGCGCGGCACGGCGGCCGAGACGGCGGGGGAGATGGCGGCGCGAGACGCCGAGGCCGCGCGCGCCGCGCTGCCCTTCTGGCGCGGCGGCACGGTGGACCAGGCGGCCAATCGCGAGTTCCTGCGCCGCTTCCTGGAACGGCTGACGCCCGAGGAGCGCAGCGGCCTGCTGGCGGCCGACGGCACGCCGACGCCGGACCTGATCCAGCGCGTCACCCGCGCGCTGCTCTCGGCTGCCTATGGCGACGCGCTGGGGCCGGTGGCGGCGCGGCTCATTGCGGGCGAGACCGAGGGCATGCGCGGCCTGGCCGGGGCGCTGCGCAGCCTGGCCGGCGACTGGGCGGCGCTGCGCCAGGACGTGGCGGCGGGCCGCATCCCGGCCGAATACGACGCCACCGCCGCGCTGGCCGAGGCGGTGGAGGCCATCGCCGAGGCGCAGCGGCGGCGCGTGAGCCTGGCCGACCTGGTGCTGCAGGCGGATATCGAGCGGCCGGCCATGACCCCGCAGGGGCTGGCCATGCTGCGGGCGATGTTCCCCGAGGGCGACCTGTCGCGCCGCATCAAGCCCGAGGCGCGGCTGACGGAGATGCTGCGCGGCTATGTCGAACGCGCGCGCGCGGCGGACGCAGGGCCGATGCTGCTGCCCGAGGCGCGGCCCTCCGCGGCCGAGATGCTGGCCGCCGCCGGGCGAGCGGAGGAGGGGGCCGCCCGCGAAAACCGGGCATTTGCGCCGCCCGCCGACCCGCAGGCCGCGCGGCTGCTGGCCGCCGACGACGAGGCGAGCCGGCTTGCGGCGCTGCCCGAGACCGAGCGGGCGGAGCTGTTCGAGGCGCGCCGAATCCTCGCCGACCGCGACGTGGCGCTGGTGGTGGACGACGCGGGCACCACCGTCTCCGCCCGCGCCCTGCTCGACCAGGCCGAGCGCGAGATCGAGGAAGCCTCGG